In the genome of Calditrichota bacterium, the window TAGCAGGAGTTTACTTGAGCAGAATATCAATTCGCTACGCAAAAGCATTGTTTTCGCTGGCGCAAGATGAAAAGAAACTAGACACAGTTGCTAATGATTTAGCTGAGTTAAAAGAACTATTTAATTCGAATGTTCAATTTAAAACATTTGTATTAAACCCGTTGCTAAGTGGAACTAAGAAGACAGAAGTATTCAAAAATTTATTTTCAGGAAAACTTGATCCATTGACAATGAATTTTCTGTTCTTGTTAAGCTCAAAAAAACGGGTTGATGTTTTAGATCAAATCCTTTTAAAGTTTGATGAGCTTCTTCTAAGTCATAAAAATCAAATCGTTGCAGAAGTTACAAGTCCGATCAGTCTGGACGATGGACAATTAGACAGCATAAAATCAAACATTGAGAATATAACACAAAAGTCTGTTCTTATTGAAGCAAAGGAAGATAGTTCTTTGATTGGTGGATTTACTGTGAAGATTGAAGATGTAATTATTGACAACAGTGTTCGTTATCAATTGTCAAAATTAAAAGAAAAACTGATTTCATAAAGTTTTAAATAAGAGGTTGAATAAATGAGCAATGCAGTTAGACCAGATGAAGTCTCTGCAATTCTGAAAAAACAGTTAAAAGACTTTCAGACAGAATCAGATGTTTATGAAGTTGGTACTGTTCTTCAGGTTGGTGACGGGATTGCCCGTGTGTATGGCCTGGAAAAAGCCATGGCCGGCGAACTGATTGAGTTCCCTAATGATGTGATGGGAATGGTTTTTAACCTTGAAGAGGACAATGTTGGTATTATTCTTTTTGGCGAAGATACTTTGATCAAAGAAGGTGATACTGTCAAACGTACCAACAAGGTTGTTCAGGTTCCTGTAGGGGAAGAAATGTTGGGCCGGGTTGTTAATCCACTAGGAATTCCGTTGGATGGCAAAGGCGAAATCAAAACAGATAAATTTATTTTAGTTGAGCGCAAAGCGGAAGGCGTAATTCAACGTCAACCCGTAAAAGAGCCATTGGCAACAGGGTTAAAAGCTATTGACTCGATGATTCCGATTGGCCGTGGCCAACGAGAGTTGATTATCGGTGACCGTCAGACAGGTAAAACAGCCGTTGCTATCGATACAATTATTAACCAAAAAGGTACAGACGTATTTTGCGTTTACGTAGCTATTGGTCAAAAAGCATCTACGGTTGCCCGAGTTGTTAAAACACTTGAAGATGAAGGTGCTATGGAGTACACGATTGTTGTTACTGCAAATGCAAATGATCCTGCACCTCTTCAGTTTATATCTCCATACGCAGGTGTTGCAATGGGTGAATATTTCCGTGATAATGGAAAACATGCACTTGTTGTATATGACGATTTATCAAAACATGCGTGGGCATATAGACAGGTTTCCTTGCTTTTACGTCGTCCTCCGGGCCGTGAAGCTTATCCTGGTGATGTGTTTTATGTTCACTCCCGTTTGCTGGAACGTGCAGCAAAATTAAGTGATGACCTTGGTGGAGGATCACTGACAGCATTGCCTATTATTGAAACACAGGCTGGTGATGTTTCCGCTTATATTCCAACAAATGTTATTTCCATTACTGATGGTCAGATATTTCTTGAATCAAATTTATTCTTTTCTGGCGTAAGACCAGCGATTAATGTCGGTATATCTGTTTCACGTGTTGGTGGTAGTGCACAAATCAAAGCTATGAAACAGGTTGCCGGAAGTTTACGTTTGGAACTTGCCCAGTACAGAGAATTAGAAGCTTTTGCAAAATTCGGTTCAGATCTTGATGCAGCGACACAACAACAGTTGCGTCGTGGTGAACGGCTTGTTGAAATATTGAAACAAGGTCAGTATCAACCATTACCATTTGAAAAACAGATTGCAATAATTTTTGCAGCTACAAATGGATTTATCGATCAGTTACCTGTTTCTGTAATAAAGCGTTTTGAAGAAGAGTTCATTAATCATTTGGAACTAAAATATCCGAACGTTTTGAAAGAAATTGCAGAAAAATCCAAGATTAGTGAAGAGCTTGAAAATACAATGAAAGATATTTTATCTAAATTTGTTGAAGCTTTCAGGTATGAGGGAGATTGATGGCAACCCTTCGAGAAATAAGGCAGCGAATTGCAAGTGTTAAAAGTACTCAGCAAATAACCAAAGCCATGAAGATGGTTGCTGCGGCAAAATTGCGGCGGGCTCAGGAAAATATTGTAGCTATCAGGCCATATGCATATGATCTGAGAGATCTAATCGCACACCTTTCTCAAATTGATCAATCTGAAGTAAATTTAGATCTTATGATCAAAAGACCGGTGGAAAAGGTTTTAATTGTTGCTGTTGCGGCGGATAGAGGGCTGTGCGGTGGATTTAACAGTAATATTGTTCGCAGTGTTTTAGAACGAATTGCGCAGTATAAAGACACTGAGTATGAACTGTATACCATTGGCCGAAAAAACAGTGAATTTTTTGGGAAACGTGATTATCCGATTTTTTCTGCAAAACAAAACTTCTTCAATCATTTATCATTTGAAGATGCACTGGAAATTTCTAGAACCTTGATATCAGCTTATACATCCGAAAAATTTGACAGAATTGAAATTGTGTATAATGAGTTTAAATCTGCGATTCAGCAAAACCTTATTACTGAGACGTTTTTACCGTTTACTGTAGATGAATCGAATAATGAAGAATACCACGCGGTAGATTATATCTACGAACCTGATGTGAAATCGATTCTTAGTACAGTAATACCAAAGCATTTAAATGTGCAGATCTGGCGAATTTTGCTTGAAAGTAATGCAGCTGAACAAGGTGCACGCATGACAGCAATGGACAGCGCAACAGAAAATGCAGAAGAAATAAAATCAAAATTAACCTTGCACTATAACAGAGCAAGACAGGCAGCCATTACAACAGAATTGAATGAAATTGTTGGTGGCGCCGAAGCACTTAAAGAATCATAAACGAGGGCTTTTTTTCAATGAATAAAGGAAAAATTAGTCAGGTAATTGGTCCTGTTTTGGACCTTGAATTTGATGAAGGTAAACTGCCGGCTATTTATAATGCAGTAGAAATAAAACTGGCAGATGGCAAAAAACTAGTTGCAGAAGTGCAGCAGCATCTTGGTGAAAATATTGTACGTTCTGTGGCAATGGACTCAACAGATGGCCTTGTAAGAGGAATGGAAGCTTTAGATACAGGTGCTCCTATTACAGTTCCTGTAGGGCCAGGCTCTTTGGGGCGATTAATAAATGTAATTGGTGAAGGAATTGATGGATTAGGGGAAATTAAAAATGAAGTAAAATATCCAATACATAGACCGGCTCCTAAATTGGAAGATTTGAGTACAAGTGCAGAAATCCTTGAAACGGGAATTAAGGTAATTGACCTTCTTGAACCTTATACAAAGGGTGGAAAAACTGGATTGTTTGGTGGTGCAGGTGTTGGTAAAACTGTTTTAATTCAGGAACTAATTCGTAATATTGCTACCGAACATGGCGGCTATTCTGTTTTTGCCGGTGTTGGTGAAAGAACAAGGGAAGGAAATGACCTTTGGCTTGAAATGAAAGAATCTGGTGTTATTGATAAAACAGCACTGGTTTTTGGCCAGATGAATGAACCTCCCGGAGCGCGCCAACGTGTTGCATTGACAGGTTTGACACAAGCTGAATATTTCCGCGATGAAGAGGGCAAAGACGTGCTTCTTTTTGTTGATAACATTTTCCGTTTTACGCAAGCTGGATCTGAGGTATCTGCGCTGTTGGGCCGTATGCCATCTGCTGTTGGGTATCAGCCAAACCTTGCAACGGAAATGGGAGCCCTTCAAGAAAGGATTACTTCTACTAAAAAAGGTTCAGTTACTTCTGTACAGGCAATTT includes:
- the atpH gene encoding ATP synthase F1 subunit delta, translated to MSRISIRYAKALFSLAQDEKKLDTVANDLAELKELFNSNVQFKTFVLNPLLSGTKKTEVFKNLFSGKLDPLTMNFLFLLSSKKRVDVLDQILLKFDELLLSHKNQIVAEVTSPISLDDGQLDSIKSNIENITQKSVLIEAKEDSSLIGGFTVKIEDVIIDNSVRYQLSKLKEKLIS
- a CDS encoding F0F1 ATP synthase subunit alpha → MSNAVRPDEVSAILKKQLKDFQTESDVYEVGTVLQVGDGIARVYGLEKAMAGELIEFPNDVMGMVFNLEEDNVGIILFGEDTLIKEGDTVKRTNKVVQVPVGEEMLGRVVNPLGIPLDGKGEIKTDKFILVERKAEGVIQRQPVKEPLATGLKAIDSMIPIGRGQRELIIGDRQTGKTAVAIDTIINQKGTDVFCVYVAIGQKASTVARVVKTLEDEGAMEYTIVVTANANDPAPLQFISPYAGVAMGEYFRDNGKHALVVYDDLSKHAWAYRQVSLLLRRPPGREAYPGDVFYVHSRLLERAAKLSDDLGGGSLTALPIIETQAGDVSAYIPTNVISITDGQIFLESNLFFSGVRPAINVGISVSRVGGSAQIKAMKQVAGSLRLELAQYRELEAFAKFGSDLDAATQQQLRRGERLVEILKQGQYQPLPFEKQIAIIFAATNGFIDQLPVSVIKRFEEEFINHLELKYPNVLKEIAEKSKISEELENTMKDILSKFVEAFRYEGD
- the atpG gene encoding ATP synthase F1 subunit gamma, which produces MATLREIRQRIASVKSTQQITKAMKMVAAAKLRRAQENIVAIRPYAYDLRDLIAHLSQIDQSEVNLDLMIKRPVEKVLIVAVAADRGLCGGFNSNIVRSVLERIAQYKDTEYELYTIGRKNSEFFGKRDYPIFSAKQNFFNHLSFEDALEISRTLISAYTSEKFDRIEIVYNEFKSAIQQNLITETFLPFTVDESNNEEYHAVDYIYEPDVKSILSTVIPKHLNVQIWRILLESNAAEQGARMTAMDSATENAEEIKSKLTLHYNRARQAAITTELNEIVGGAEALKES
- the atpD gene encoding F0F1 ATP synthase subunit beta, producing the protein MNKGKISQVIGPVLDLEFDEGKLPAIYNAVEIKLADGKKLVAEVQQHLGENIVRSVAMDSTDGLVRGMEALDTGAPITVPVGPGSLGRLINVIGEGIDGLGEIKNEVKYPIHRPAPKLEDLSTSAEILETGIKVIDLLEPYTKGGKTGLFGGAGVGKTVLIQELIRNIATEHGGYSVFAGVGERTREGNDLWLEMKESGVIDKTALVFGQMNEPPGARQRVALTGLTQAEYFRDEEGKDVLLFVDNIFRFTQAGSEVSALLGRMPSAVGYQPNLATEMGALQERITSTKKGSVTSVQAIYVPADDLTDPAPATTFSHLDATTVLSRQISELGIYPAVDPLDSTSRILDPRVVGEEHYSVAKSVQEILQKYKDLQDIIAILGMDELSDEDKNVVARARKVQKYLSQPFFVAEQFTGTPGKYVRLEDSVKGFKGIVEGEYDHIPEQAFYMVGGIDEVLERAKDL